One segment of Heterodontus francisci isolate sHetFra1 chromosome 26, sHetFra1.hap1, whole genome shotgun sequence DNA contains the following:
- the LOC137384398 gene encoding G-protein coupled receptor family C group 5 member C-like isoform X1, whose amino-acid sequence MRPSTMQFPLWINLLPVTAAAVPAGCAASLDSLYFNLCDLSAVWGIVLQALASAGILSCFVLTLVLVASIPFIQDGKKKSTIGIQLFFLFGTFGLFCLVFDFIINRDFATCASRRFLFGVLFAICFSCLLAHSFRVNLLVRKNNGPKAWHIFTLALSLTLVEVIINTEWLIITIVRYNGTSSAPLGDPCNIANMDFAMALIYVMLLIVVTFGLAVSTQWGHFKHWKKHGIFILVTVGFSIAIWIVWIVMYIYGNEKVGNQTWNDPTLSIALVANAWVFVFIYTIPEICHLTKASMEQNYVEEVYPTRGVGYETILKEQQAQHMYIENKAFSMDEPNAANKPTSPYSGYTGYNGQLRNSVYQPTEMALMNKTNPLENPYDHYIPRVTINQSAFSSNASTLRAEDVFTAGSRQPAQQEGSNGRTF is encoded by the exons ATGAGGCCGAGCACAATGCAGTTCCCTTTGTGGATCAATCTCCTCCCTGTGACTGCAGCTGCTGTTCCAGCGGGTTGTGCTGCTAGCCTTGACTCATTGTATTTCAACCTCTGTGATTTATCAGCTGTGTGGGGGATTGTGTTACAAGCTCTAGCCAGTGCTGGCATTCTAAGTTGTTTTGTGCTCACGTTGGTTTTAGTAGCGAGCATTCCCTTTATTCAAGATGGCAAAAAGAAGAGCACAATCGGAATTCAGCTTTTTTTCCTTTTTGGCACGTTCGGGCTCTTTTGCCTGGTTTTTGATTTCATTATCAATAGGGATTTTGCAACCTGTGCGTCCAGAAGGTTCCTGTTTGGGGTTCTTTTTGCAATCTGCTTTTCCTGCTTGTTGGCACACTCTTTCAGAGTTAATTTGCTTGTAAGGAAAAACAATGGTCCTAAAGCTTGGCACATCTTTACCCTGGCACTTTCTCTCACCCTTGTGGAAGTGATAATAAATACTGAATGGTTAATAATCACCATTGTAAGGTATAATGGCACCAGTTCTGCACCGCTTGGAGATCCTTGCAATATTGCTAATATGGACTTTGCCATGGCTTTAATTTACGTTATGCTTCTGATCGTAGTTACATTTGGTCTTGCTGTGTCCACTCAATGGGGTCATTTTAAACACTGGAAGAAACATGGCATATTTATCCTTGTCACAGTTGGCTTCTCCATTGCCATCTGGATTGTATGGATTGTGATGTATATTTATGGGAATGAGAAGGTCGGAAACCAAACCTGGAATGATCCAACACTGTCAATTGCATTGGTCGCCAATGCCTGGGTGTTTGTCTTTATTTACACCATCCCCGAGATCTGCCACCTGACCAAAGCTAGTATGGAGCAGAATTATGTTGAAGAGGTGTATCCAACGAGAGGAGTGGGCTACGAGACCATCTTAAAGGAGCAGCAAGCTCAACACATGTACATCGAAAACAAGGCCTTTTCAATGGATGAACCCAATGCAG CAAACAAGCCCACATCACCTTACAGTGGTTACACTGGTTACAATGGACAGCTTCGGAACAGCGTCTATCAACCAACTGAGATGGCATTGATGAACAAAACCAAC CCGTTAGAAAATCCCTATGACCATTATATCCcgagggtcaccattaaccagtcGGCATTTTCCAGTAACGCCTCCACTCTCCGTGCAGAGGATGTATTTACAGCTGGCAGCAGGCAGCCGGCCCAACAAGAGGGCAGCAATGGACGGACATTTTAA
- the LOC137384398 gene encoding G-protein coupled receptor family C group 5 member C-like isoform X2, which yields MRPSTMQFPLWINLLPVTAAAVPAGCAASLDSLYFNLCDLSAVWGIVLQALASAGILSCFVLTLVLVASIPFIQDGKKKSTIGIQLFFLFGTFGLFCLVFDFIINRDFATCASRRFLFGVLFAICFSCLLAHSFRVNLLVRKNNGPKAWHIFTLALSLTLVEVIINTEWLIITIVRYNGTSSAPLGDPCNIANMDFAMALIYVMLLIVVTFGLAVSTQWGHFKHWKKHGIFILVTVGFSIAIWIVWIVMYIYGNEKVGNQTWNDPTLSIALVANAWVFVFIYTIPEICHLTKASMEQNYVEEVYPTRGVGYETILKEQQAQHMYIENKAFSMDEPNAANKPTSPYSGYTGYNGQLRNSVYQPTEMALMNKTNIFSSLLLFCSSSR from the exons ATGAGGCCGAGCACAATGCAGTTCCCTTTGTGGATCAATCTCCTCCCTGTGACTGCAGCTGCTGTTCCAGCGGGTTGTGCTGCTAGCCTTGACTCATTGTATTTCAACCTCTGTGATTTATCAGCTGTGTGGGGGATTGTGTTACAAGCTCTAGCCAGTGCTGGCATTCTAAGTTGTTTTGTGCTCACGTTGGTTTTAGTAGCGAGCATTCCCTTTATTCAAGATGGCAAAAAGAAGAGCACAATCGGAATTCAGCTTTTTTTCCTTTTTGGCACGTTCGGGCTCTTTTGCCTGGTTTTTGATTTCATTATCAATAGGGATTTTGCAACCTGTGCGTCCAGAAGGTTCCTGTTTGGGGTTCTTTTTGCAATCTGCTTTTCCTGCTTGTTGGCACACTCTTTCAGAGTTAATTTGCTTGTAAGGAAAAACAATGGTCCTAAAGCTTGGCACATCTTTACCCTGGCACTTTCTCTCACCCTTGTGGAAGTGATAATAAATACTGAATGGTTAATAATCACCATTGTAAGGTATAATGGCACCAGTTCTGCACCGCTTGGAGATCCTTGCAATATTGCTAATATGGACTTTGCCATGGCTTTAATTTACGTTATGCTTCTGATCGTAGTTACATTTGGTCTTGCTGTGTCCACTCAATGGGGTCATTTTAAACACTGGAAGAAACATGGCATATTTATCCTTGTCACAGTTGGCTTCTCCATTGCCATCTGGATTGTATGGATTGTGATGTATATTTATGGGAATGAGAAGGTCGGAAACCAAACCTGGAATGATCCAACACTGTCAATTGCATTGGTCGCCAATGCCTGGGTGTTTGTCTTTATTTACACCATCCCCGAGATCTGCCACCTGACCAAAGCTAGTATGGAGCAGAATTATGTTGAAGAGGTGTATCCAACGAGAGGAGTGGGCTACGAGACCATCTTAAAGGAGCAGCAAGCTCAACACATGTACATCGAAAACAAGGCCTTTTCAATGGATGAACCCAATGCAG CAAACAAGCCCACATCACCTTACAGTGGTTACACTGGTTACAATGGACAGCTTCGGAACAGCGTCTATCAACCAACTGAGATGGCATTGATGAACAAAACCAAC ATTTTTTCCTCACTCCTTTTGTTTTGTTCTTCAAGCCGTTAG